One window of Papaver somniferum cultivar HN1 chromosome 9, ASM357369v1, whole genome shotgun sequence genomic DNA carries:
- the LOC113312863 gene encoding uncharacterized protein LOC113312863, with product MPMFDPGKDKITRDVVWVRFTALPMEFWDEETIFRMARGLGKPVSVDLRTLRHEYGYFAVALIDIDFSQPLGRILVDGEENEEIFVQQYEILNRPSFCDYCKSIGHKKSDCRTKKYDDLKDKADEETDPEIKKSIEADMEDLKNFWQKERIPKDDGKDKAKKPTDPSLRTILEKDQANKPGDDPKTMKNPSILEIATGKHTHFLEKVKLVMVWDRVKKRNDGANLIERNDGASQSEKRNDGAESNLRNDGEETAESVHDSLRKEDDVNLEAQEMEAFRNYEAMKEATRQRTEVAASSPAANIQAPTDDNDDASFSEATKTSRRSTPSKSLENLTVSNRFETGNEETDEVVIETNLDTVNTQDQTQPTNNSKVAEDDAINLELLAKKEQ from the exons atgcCTATGTTTGATCCAGGGAAGGATAAGATTACTAGGGATGTTGTTTGGGTTCGTTTCACGGCTCTtccaatggagttttgggatgaagagacgatttttcgAATGGCTAGAGGGCTTGGAAAGCCGGTTTCTGTTGATCTAAGAACTCTGCGCCATGAATATGGCTACTTTGCTGTGGCTTTGATCGATATAGATTTCTCGCAACCTTTAGGAAGGATTCTGGTTGATggcgaagaaaatgaagaaatttttgTTCAACAGTATGAAATTTTAAACAGGCCTAGTTTTTGCGATTATTGCAAATCTATTGGTCATAAGAAatctgattgtagaacaaaaaaaTATGATGATTTGAAAGACAAAGCTGATGAAGAAACTGATCCTGAGATCAAAAAATCAATTGAAGCTGACATGGAAGACCTTAAGAACTTCTGGCAAAAGGAAAGAATTCCTAAAGATGATGGCAAAGACAAAGCGAAGAAGCCGACTGATCCATCGCTGCGAACAATTCTTGAGAAGGATCAAGCAAACAAACCTGGTGATGATCCTAAAACAATGAAGAACCCATCAATCCTTGAGATTGCTACGGGAAAACATACTCATTTCCTTGAGAAAGTGAAGCTAGTAATGGTGTGGGATCGGGTGAAGAAG CGCAATGACGGTGCTAATCTGATCGAACGCAATGATGGTGCTTCTCAATCCGAAAAGCGCAATGATGGTGCAGAGTCAAATTTGCGCAATGATGGTGAGGAAACTGCGGAAAGTGTGCATGATAGTTTGCGTAAGGAAGATGATGTAAATCTTGAGGCACAAGAGATGGAAGCTTTTAGGAATTATGAGGCTATGAAAGAAGCAACAAGGCAGC GTACTGAGGTAGCAGCTAGCTCTCCAGCTGCTAATATTCAGGCTCCTacggatgataatgatgatgctaGTTTTAGTGAGGCCACTAAAACTTCGAGAAGATCTACTCCGTCTAAATCTTTAGAGAACTTAACGGTTTCTAATAGATTTGAGACTGGGAACGAAGAGACTGATGAGGTAGTTATTGAAACAAATTTGGATACGGTGAATACTCAGGATCAGACGCAACCAACAAATAATTCCAAAGTAGCAGAAGATGATGCAATAAATTTGGAATTACTTGCTAAGAAGGAACAATAA